The Klebsiella africana sequence GGATGCTGAGCTGGGACTGCGTGGTGGCGAGCGATCATCCGCTGGCGAAGATGGATGGTCCGCTGAGCGACGATATCCTGCGTAACTGGCCGTCGCTGGTGCGGGAGGATACCTCGCGCTCGTTGCCTAAACGAACAACCTGGCTGCTGGATAATCAGAAGCGGGTGGTCGTGCCCGACTGGGAATCGTCGGCGACCTGTCTGTCGGCGGGCCTCTGCGTTGGCATGGTGCCGAGCCATTTCGCCCGTCCGTGGATAGATCGCGGCGAATGGACTGCGCTGATGCTGGAAAATCCGTTCCCGGATGCGGCCTGCTGCCTGACGTGGCAGCAGAATGACGCTTCACCGGCGCTAAACTGGATGCTGGACTATTTGGGAGACAGCGATACGCTGAATCGGGAGTGGCTGCGGGCGCCGGAGTGATCCGCGCCCGCCAGTGGCCTTAACGACGATAATCGACAAACGGGCCATCCGCTACCGAACGGCGTTCAACCAGACGAGGGTGCACTTCGATAGACTGCGACTCTTCGCGCTTGTTGACGATACGATCCAACAGCATGTTAAATGCGGCTTCGCCCAGAGAATCTTTCGGCTGATGAATGGTGGTTAACGCCGGGCTGAAATAGCGGGCGTTACGCACATTATCATAACCGATCAGCGAAATGTCCTGCGGCACCCGCAGTCCCATTTCGTCTGCGGCGCAGATGGCCCCCATCGCCATGATATCCCCGCCGCAGAACACCGCCGTCGGACGGTGCTGCTGGTTTAAGATCTGCTGCATAGCGCGGTAGCCGGATTCAGGCTCGAAGTCGCCCTGCACAATCCAGTTTTCCGGCACGCTGATATGCGCCTCTTTCATCGCCTGCATAAAGCCGGCCAGGCGTCCTGCGCCGGTGTTGCGCTCCAGCGGTCCGGGGATCACGCCGATTTCGCGGTGGCCGCGTTCAATCAGGTAACGGCCGGCGATATACCCGCCCTGGAAGGCGTTATCGATGACCGCATCGGTGAAGTCGGCTTTCGCCTCGCCCCAGTCCATCACCACCATCGGAATATGGCGGTACTCTTCCAGCATGCTCAGAACCGAATCCGGATACTCGGAACACATCACCAGCAAGCCGTCGACGCGCTTTTGCGCCATCATCGACAGATAGGCACGTTGTTTTTCCGGATCGTTCCATGCATTACCGAGGATCAGGGTATAGCCCTTCTGGAAGCAGCTCTTTTCAACGGACTCAATAATTTCAGCGAAATAGGCGGCTTCGCTACTGGTCGCCAGCAGGCCAATCGATTTTGTATGATTGACTTTCAGGCTGCGCGCTACGGCGCTCGGCGAGTAGTGCAGCTCTTTGATCGCCGCCCATACCGCGTTACGCGTCTCTTCGGCAACGAAACGGGTTTTGTTAATTACATGTGACACGGTTGTAGTGGAAACGTTTGCGCGCTTCGCTACATCTTTAATAGTTGCCATTACATCTCACTCCATGCCTTGACCTGATCGCCTGAACATCGATACGTAAACGTTTGCCTACACACACCCTGAATACAATTTTCAACATTGCATCACGTCGGGAAAACGACACAGAACGACAGGAAGGGGTCAATGGCCGATACGCTTTTAAATTAGCGTGGGATTTTGTCCGATCTTGGGGCAAAGTGGA is a genomic window containing:
- the purR gene encoding HTH-type transcriptional repressor PurR, with the translated sequence MATIKDVAKRANVSTTTVSHVINKTRFVAEETRNAVWAAIKELHYSPSAVARSLKVNHTKSIGLLATSSEAAYFAEIIESVEKSCFQKGYTLILGNAWNDPEKQRAYLSMMAQKRVDGLLVMCSEYPDSVLSMLEEYRHIPMVVMDWGEAKADFTDAVIDNAFQGGYIAGRYLIERGHREIGVIPGPLERNTGAGRLAGFMQAMKEAHISVPENWIVQGDFEPESGYRAMQQILNQQHRPTAVFCGGDIMAMGAICAADEMGLRVPQDISLIGYDNVRNARYFSPALTTIHQPKDSLGEAAFNMLLDRIVNKREESQSIEVHPRLVERRSVADGPFVDYRR